The region TGACTAGCCCTCAACAGACAATTCTTGAATAaaggaatatatacatgtatccAATAGACATATGAAGAATTGCACATAAATGATACTGATATATATCTTCCTGTGGCACTGGTTAATTACCAAATCAGTTCAGATTATTACCACAGACTATGTGAGGCGATAAAGCAAACTCGTaagaattttttttgaaactaaatacattttaatagaaaacaaaatacaaaataactcttttcaaaaaacagaaatatttgatCCTGTCCATACCATCAGAACTTCCTCTGTCCTTAGAGCATGGTTTGACGCTTGTGAGTGTGCACTCATGATTCGCTCCGGTTCACTACACTGGTGCTGCAGTGAGGGCGGAAGCAGAtcagagggagaaagacaccagaaagtcaCACCCCAGAAGTACTCTGAAGTCTATCCTGTGACTTACTCAAAATTACTCTTTATCATAATTTTGTTCATGGTGGTAGCGATGGAACCTTGGACAACCGACTCCAGAGCCGAGGCCCACCCTCTGCCCACCACAGCCTCTCTCTCCAGGGGAGAGGACTGACAGGAGTGCAGGCAATAAAGAATCTTTCTTTCCCACCATGTTCGGCTAAGCTACCTGCCTGCTTGCAGAAGCACATTATACGGTGCCCCTTTTCCTGATACACTGGGTCACCAAAGTATGAATTCCCTGAACCTTAAAATTCCAAGTATCACAGCCAGTGCCAGGAGTCAAACCTGCAGATGCAAGCAGAGACACCTCTGCCAGTGCtaggtttcctcttctcaataataataattattaattataataataataaaaagtcctGGTTCTATCAGTATAAAGAAAGACTGCTAGATCATCCAATTTTCCTAGTTCCTGTCCCTGTTTTCCTCGAGAAGCCACAGGAGACACTGTTTACAGCTGCTACAGGGGAGTTCTGCAACTGTTCCAGTAACCCCACTGGGAAGAGACAGATGCTAAAGCAAGGTGCCTGCACACAGCCAGGAGGCCTCAAGCCTGAGCATCCGGCTCTCAACTGGAGTCTTGTGCACCAGGGCTGTGTTGGCTAAGTGTGGTAGGTGAGGGCTCTTTTGAAATCACTGATTCAGTTTTAGCAAGTCCTGGACTGTGACCAGTCCCAGCCCCACCCAGTCTGCTGCCTGAATAAAAACTTAATGTTCTTGATTCTCTTGTGTGATTCCAGTCACCAGGAGGAGGTTGCAGGCCATGAACTGTACACTCAGGACATTGCTCATCTGTCCAGTGTACACACCCACAAACTCACCCGAAGAGCCATCAGCAGGTGTGTTGCAGGACGTGCTTCTGATGTCCCAGACACGCACAGAGTTGtccatggaggcagaggcaaccagACCACTGTCTGGGCTAAAGGCCAGACTGGTGATACTGTCTGTGTGGCCTCTCAGTTCTTTAAAAAGTGTCCCAGAGGCCAAGTCCCACAGCTTTAACCGCTGGTCCTCACCAGCAGACGCCAAGTACTTACCattgggagagaaggaaagggcgAGCACGGGACCTCGGTGCCCCATGAAGAGCCGCACCAAGTTGCCCTGCTGGGCACTCCATAGCCGGACAGTTTTGTCAGTGGAACCTGTAGCCAAGTAGTTTGAGTTGGGTTGGAATTTGACACAGTCCACGTCAGCCAGGTGTCCTGCATATATCCTCAGTGGGTACCTCCGATCAAAGGACCAGAGCCTGGCAGTACGGTCATGGGACCCACTGGCAAAATACAGGCTGTAGGGGCTGATGTCCACGTCCCATACAGGGTAGGCATGTCCCTGATAGAGCACAGTGTTGGTGAAGCTCCCCAGGTCCCAGTACCTGATGGACATATCTTCAGAACAAGAGAGCAGCCCCGAGTTGTCTGCGAGGAACCGTGTGCTGTATACTGGGCCACAGTGTCCACGCAGGATCTTCATCTCTGTGCCCGTATTgtcttcctcattctcctcctcctccaaagtGTCACAGGCTAGATGGATACGAGATGTATCCACAAGGTGGGGCTCTGATTTCAGCTTTTTGGACTGCAAGCTCCAGAGCTTTATGCAGGAATTGTCAAATCCAGTAGCCAGAAGTTTGCTATCAGAGGAGATCTCTGCAGTATTCAGCAGCTGCTCTGTGTTATAGAAGGCATAGAAGCAGATGGCGGTGAAGGAAGGAGGTCCATCCTTGACTCGCTTGATACTTTCCTGCAAGACTTCCAGGGCAGCCTCATTCTGCAGAATAGGGTTGGGCACATCTGGTGGTTCCAGGCTGCTGCTCTCACTGCGCGAGGAGCCACCACTGGCATACAGATGGTAGTCTGTCCTCTTGGCAGGCTGCACCTTCCACGTGAATGTGCTCGCAAGCACCTTGCACAGGGCAGTGTTGTTATCGCTTTGGAGGTAGCGGATAAGGTAGTTGTAGCTATCTTCCTGGAGACGGACCACGTACTTATTGTCCAGGAATGCACGAAGTTGGAAGTTTGACAGAATGTCCTGGATGGTCTGTGTGGTTTGCAGCTGCTCAATGATGTCCTTCTGGCTTGCATTTTGTAGGAACATCCCATGGAAGCGGCTATAGAAGCTTTCCACTGTGCTTTTGGGGCCACTCTGGACCAGGTTGAGGTGGAAGTAGACAAAAAGGGGGTAGAGGAGAGGCATAGCTTCATGACTGTGCTGGGAGTCAGAATCAGTGAGAAAGCTTCTCAGTCGTCCAAACTGTACTTCATATTGCTGGGGTTCTGCCTGGCAAGGGGCTGCAGACACTGCATTGGCACAACCAGATTCTGATTGGACTGTGAGGTTGGCTGCCATCTCCTCAGGAGTCTGTGATAGTCTTAGGCCTTGCTTCAAGGGGCCTTCTGAGTCCATGTACTGCCGGCGTTTGAGGTAGCAGGTCACTGCCACCTGAACCTGCTCCGTGCGCCCTCCTTTCAGGACCTCAAGACGCCGGAGCCAGAGCGCCTGCGGGGTCCGCGGGGTGGCGACTCCCGGCGGCAGGCGCGAGCAGGCCCTCTGCCGGCCACTTCCGCCGAGCGCCCTCGTGAGCTCGCGGTCGGCTCGGCGCGAGGGCGCCCGGCGGGGCCGCGGGGTCTCCTGGAGCCTCGAGAGAATTTTTGACTTGCGGTGAACTCTATTTCGATGGCTCAGGTTCATTTCTACCTTGTCAGGGAGAAGCGCTCCCCCTGGTGGTTTAGCTAGGAATTGCTGTCACCGATGTCTGCTTATCAAAGGGAAATGAACATCAGAAGGAATGCTCACTATCAGAGCTTACTATAGCCAGGTGTGATAACACATCCGGCCAGTTGCGGCACTCATGAGACTGAGGTAATAGGTTCGTGAATTCCGGAATAGCCAGGGggacataacaagttccaggccagcctgatccaaaTAGCAAGGCTTCTCAAAACCAAAAGGCAAGAAAACTACAAAAGTAAATCAGCATTAGCAGTGGTAATAATTTGAACTGATTTTGGCTAATCAGTGTCCCAGGGAGATATAGATGTAAGGAGATAAAGCAAACTCGCAAGAATTTTTGACTTGCAGTGAACTCTATCTAGATGGCTCAGGATCATGTCCACCTTGTCCGGGAGAAGCGCTCCCCCTGGAAGTCTAGCTAGGGACTATTGTGACTGGTATTAAAGACACAAGCTATCAGGACAGGACCCTCTGCTCAGCAAGCAGTACTGCTTTTGTTTACACCCGGGAAGCAAGGAATTCCTTAACGCTTGGCAGCAGCTTGCACTGTAGCTTTTCAGCGGGCCTATGTATCAGCATCACTCAGACCTTGACATTGGCCAGTGTTCCAGTTTGAGGCTTAGGGTGTCTGGGGTTTGACAGCTCGCTGGAACTCTTCTAGCAACCAGCACCTTCAGTTTTTCTCTGAATCTTTACAGCTTTCTACCTGTCTTCAGCCTCAGCTCCCCGCCCTTCCTACTTCCATAACCCACTTTTTCCTGCCTTTTCGGACTGTCTAGGCAGCCCATCCTTTAGCTGTCAGGCAGCCTTGCCACTTTTGTACCTTGGCCTGCTAACCTCATAGGCCTGCGTCTTCAGCTAACCAGAGGCGGGCCGCCTTGCCACTCTGACAGCACCAGCTTCTGGACGAGCTGTTCCTGAAGCTGCAACTCTGCTGCTTCTTCCGTGTTACCAGTGCGgagttggatttttctttgggccaccagctcctaaataatgacaaggagacttcttattaattatgaaagcttggccttagcttaggcttttttctAACTAGTTCTcataacttaattaacccatatttctaagCTACATTCTGCCAGATGGCTCATGTCTCTCATCCATACTGCATGTCCAAGTCTGGCTGgcgactctgcctttcttcttcccagaagtcccacctgtacctcctgcctagctattggccattcagctttttattacaccaatcacagcaatacatcttcatacagtgtacaaatatcccataaCACCACGTTACTCTAAGCAGAATACAAATAACCCCTTGGGGAAAGCTTTTTAATAGCTCTAACGTTACAGCACCAGGGGAAGCAGGCCAAGGAGACTGACTACCAAGCTGACTCATCAGGAGAGCCAAAGAGCTTGCTTATATGGCTCAAAGTGGGGTGATTTCTCCAGTCATAGTTAATACACATCCAAATGAAGGATTGTGCTTGTTTGTATCCACGTGTCAGCATGGCGAGCATCAAAAAGAGGAGAGGCTAGAGTTGCAGCACACTGATGGAGTGCCTGGCCTGCATGCCAAGACCCTGCATGCTAATACTGCAaaagggctgctgagatggctcagagtaaAGGTATCTACCAccgagcctgacaacctgagttcaatcctcaggaccccCCGTTGGAAAGAGAGCCCCaagtcctgcaagttgtcttctgacctctgacctctacatgacTGCTATGGCAcacagtatacatacacacacacacacacacatgcacacatatatgcacaaataaaagaaatcagcAAACAAAAAGTTGAGTGTTGGGAGAGCTATGGAGAAGGGAAACATGGATTATTAGTGACGATGTAAATTTGTAATATTATGGAAAACTACATGCACTTCctagaaattaaaaacagaaccTATAATGCTTCAAACTTAACATATAATGCTTCAAACCTAAATTTTGCGTGGTGCAAAGGATCACACCAAGGACCTTTCACTGTTAGGTAAGTGTTCCACCACTGACTGCTCCTCAACCCCACTTTTTGTACACTCAAATTTGAAATCAGGATAAGGAAGAAATTCATGCACCCCTATATCCATTGATGTATTAGTGACAATAACCACATTAGCCAACTTCAGTGTCCAGTAACAGACggataaaaaaaataaggcacaTCTACAGAATAAAACActtttctagccgggcggtggtggcgcacgcctttaatcccagcactcgggaggcagaggcaggcggatctctgtgagttcaagaccagcctggtctacaagagctagttccaggacaggctccaaagctacagagaaaccctgtctcgaaaaaccaaaaaaaaaaaaaaaaaacaaaacacttttctcCTTATAAAAAGTTCTCTCCCTTTCAGCAACACAGATGAAACTTCACATGAAATGTGCTAGGTGTTTAAAGAGCAATGAATACTGGGTTGGCAGAGGTGCCACGGGAGTTAGtagcacctgctgctctttagaggaccagagttcagttcccaccacccatagcagtggcttacaaccacatataactgcagctccaggggatccaatacctcttctgacctctgtaggcaacTGCTGatatccctcctctctctctctctctctctctctctctctctctctctctctctctctctctctctctctctctctctctgacatacACAAAGCAGAGTGTGGCAAACATTGCATAATATTTGAGGAGTCTAAAAACTATCATGTTCTTGGAAACAGATGAAGAATGGTGGTgacatttatttgtaaaaaaataatatccTAAGCCTGGATATAGGAGGAGggtttggacttcccacagggcaggataccctaCCCtcccttaggactggagggaagagggagagggagtcggggagtgggaagaaaatgggaggaggggaggaagtggaaattttgaatggtattatttataaagcaataaaaaataataaaagcaaacaaagaaaaaaccaaaagctTTCTCTGGAGAGTGATAAAAATAGGAAGATGGTAGTCAAAATGTGGGaagacagccaggtggtggtggtgcacacctttaatcccagcactcaggaggcagaggcaggaggatctctgtgagttcgaggccagcctggtctacaagagctagttccaggacagctaggactgttacacagagaaaccctctgtcGAAAAAGAATGTGGGAAGATTCAGATATAGGAGTAAGTTTTGAGACCTATTGCTTAGCATGAAAACTATGCTTAACAACATACTATGCATTTCAAAACTGCTAACAGTATATTACAAATGTTCCCACTACAAAAACAGTATTCCGGGTGATTGTCATATTACCTTGATTTATTCAAAGTTGTATGCATAAATCCAAATGTCACTTTCAAACACTAGCTATGTGTGGCTTATTGGTAAAATAACACAactaaaataacaatattttctattcagtatgtaaaaaaataaaaataaaagcagccaagcaaataaacaaaaacctaatTTCATACCCATGATTTAGTTCAGAGCTGACCACTGAGCATGAGTTAGCCTTTCTTACAGTTGCAATTTTGCAAAACACCCCAGGAATTGGAGTCCTCCATGAAATTCCATGCTAGAGTGAAAAAGCCTGGTGCCAGGAGAAAATGCTACTTCCCAGGACCCGTAACATGATATACAGCTAAATCCAAGGATGTTTCTTGACTTCCACTTGACCTATTGTATGCTGTAACATTGCTATGTGCATGGCAGAGAAGACAGGTGAGTTTTCTCTACCCTCtgctttaggttaaaaaaaactgtaaaaaaatcttccatttgttctacatatttttatttttttaagattttaagatttattggtgtatttatttatatgtgtatacatgttttgaGTGCATGTCTGTCTGGGCATGCCTGGTCCCCACCAAGGTCAGAACCAGAGTTACAGTTGGCTGTGCGGTactatgtgggagctggggatccTACTTAGTGCTCTtcgagagcaacaagtgctcttaactgctgacacctctctccagctcctttctttacttcttaatgTGGGCATATGTTCGTCTCAGAACAAATTCTTATGGCCTGGGactctacttttctttttgttctgagacagggtctcatgcagccttgCTTTGCCTCCACCTCCGGAGTGCCCTCAGTTAACACAGTTCTGGCAATGGGAATACTCAGGGCTTCCTGCAGATTAAACAagttctctaccaactgagctatatccacagacttctagtttagtgtttttatgtcAGCCGGgcagtagtgatgcatgccttaatcccagcacaagggaggcagagacaggtggatctctgtgagttcaaggccagcctggtctacaaatcgagttacaggacagtcagagagctgttacacaaagaaagcctatctcaaaaaaacaaacaaaatgtttttcttatgtcCTCTCTATTCAGACCTAGTTATAGACCTAGTTATAGGTCTGAGTGCTCTAGTTATAGCCCACAAACCAACATATTAAGCCATGGTATTCGCAAATTAAATTCAGGGCCCATCAAAGGTCAGCAGAAAGGAACTCTATGAATGGAAACTAGTGTCAAGGCAAAACTATAAGACTCGTGTCAAGGGGAGTAAGAGACAGTTTGTCCTGGAGCCGAGTTTGAGTGACCATGACCCAGGAGCATAGGCTTAGGTTGCCCTGAATATCATGTTCCAACATGATGACAGGTTATGAAGTTACCATAATGATAAAATAACTGAAAGTCACAGAGCAAGGCAATTTTCAGGTAGACAGGCTAAAGCAAGGTGGAGAAATCTATTATATGCTTTGAATGCTATGTGATGACATCATTAGGCTTTGAACTGGTGGGAGCTAGTGGTGTAATATTCtggctctttaagagacaagccacgcccactcccttcctcctagCAGCCTCTGCcccactctcctctcttcctgtccctgtctcgaagaggcagcttttgcctctctccccacttctccgcttcccccgcccgtctctctctcctcttctcctctttctctctctctcccccttctcccctttttccttcccctccataatccACCTAATAAATGTCTAACTTTATTCTGTATGGTATGTTTATCTGTCTCTCTCGCCTACCCGCTGCAGACACATGGAGCCTGCCACGTGGTCTTGTGTGCCGTCCCTGCTTGGGACCCCAGGAAGCTTGTAGCAAACccatctgcatggtgtgcctatctgtctgccccTTACCCACCTGCCACCCACATGGCTAGCCGCCGGGGACGCCCAGGGAaccagccaccttggtttgtggGGACCCACAGCAAAACCATAACAAGTGGTCTGTTAGGGAAGCCTAAAAGGATTTTTACCTAAACGTCACAAAGCTGTTAGGCTAAGCACAGACGTGGACAATGAATGGCTATTGATGAGGCTAAAAGCAGGGTGTAGTGAcacccatctttaatcccagcgcttggcaggcagaggtgggcagatctccatgagtttgaagtcaacctggtctatagagagagttccagaacagtgagggctacacagagaaaccctgttttgaaaaaaaaaacaaatccaaaacaaacaaagaataagaGGCTAAAATAGCCCAGGATAATTTGGCTCCAGATCTGCACTATTCTCGCTCTCCCCAGAAAGCACAGGTTCTAACCAATGAGCCTTCCAGAATCATTAACAAACATGCAGCCTTTTTCTGAGAACTccaatctgtattttaataagtcatCCAGATGATTCAGACACAGAGAAGTTTGAGAGTGTCTGCTATCCTGTTGCTTCTCTGGCTAACAGCAGCAGGTTTCGGGGACTCCAAATCACTAGAAGACTGCTTGCTTGGTGGGTACACAGTTCCCTGCTGTGAAGTCAGTTTCCAACAGCCAATAATTAGCACAGAAGTATTCCACATATTCCGGCCTGTGAGGTGGTGAGCCCTGCATCAATGTCCCCATGTGAAATTACAGGCTCCATGGGAAAATGGAGCGCTTGCCAGGTTAAGATTCATTCTCCAAGAGGGTGTTTCTGTTGCACAGGAAAACGATCTGACCACCAATTAACTACTTTGGGCCTTATGTAATACTTAGTCCTCCAACAAGTGGTACCCGGAAATAACACCAGGAAGAAACACGACAACATTTTACTCTCCAGTGTTTCCTCCACCTTTCCCTtggccttcctttccttccatcttcgtgtgtgtgtgtgtgtgtgtgtgtgtgtgtgagagagagagagagagagagagagagagagagagagagagagagagactgagacagggttttgctatggaGCCCTGGTCAGTACTCACTATCTAGCAGAGGATGACCTCCCAATCTTGGGAATCCCCCTACATCAGCATACCACACAATGGAGCTTATcttcaaaaccttccttttcaactgtgtgtatgtgtgtggaagagggcacatgcacatggaggccagaggaggatttAGGCTATTCTGCTCTCCACTCTGCACATTATTTTCTTAACTGGAGTGTCTCACTGAACCTAttgctaggctggctggcaacAAAGTCCCATGGATCTCCCTGTCTGTGATGGCACTTCTAGCTaattatgtgggtgctagggatttgaacacaggtcctcatgtttgcacaccAACAATTCTTATCCCAAGACTGATGCAGAAGACTTTCAAAGTGACAGAATTAATGTCATAAAGGACCTATTAAAAGTTTGcttaggagacattaagtcaCGCAAAGTAGAACTTAGCTAAGGGAATGCTGCCTCCATAGCACCACAAAGATACAGTGTGCTAGCCACGCCCGTTTGAGATAAGCAGTTACCATGCTAGGATGTACATTACTGTTCGCCAGGACTCACCAGACATTAGGTCCGCTCCCAAAGAACAAGTCTCCAACAGGCATCTTGAGGGGGCCATGCAGGGTCACAAAACCATTAAGTCCTGGGCTGCAATTAGGTACCATGGGCTCCTATCAGGAAAAGCATAATTCAGACAGGTGGGCAAGATGAACCTGGGTAACAAGTATTCAAAAAGAACAGAACTGGAGTACTTTAAAACAATTCTGGCAGCATCTTTGCTGTGCAAATCTTCCTAAGTGGCCAGACTTGCAGTCTCCTGCCTCTTAAACAGTTCGAAGTGTAAACCGGGTCCTGGAcatgaaagaaatgtaaagattACAGAGAATATAAAGTGAATACACCTAAGGGGTAGGAAAGCTAGTAAAGTCTTCTATTTGGGGCCTGCTCTTCTTTGGGCATTACCAACAGCTGGCCAGGCTTTTCCTTTATTAATCTCTAAGTGGGCGGGGTGATTTCTCACTGTGAAGgcctattatttttataagaatcCAACTCCCTAAACCCTCTCAAAGTATCTTAAAGTATCACTCAGATCCATTCCCAGAGCAGCTTGGAGTCTACCATAGGTTTTTCTAACAGAAGCTTTATCAGTGCCTGAGTGCCAAATGGGACGGCAACTAGCAGGTCAGAAAGAGAAAGTATCAAGAGCTGACAAAAACTGGTACTCAGAACAGGTTTGGCTCTAAGAAGAAACTTCACGCCAGTAGTTGGAATCTGAAACGAAAGGCCTAGGACACTGCACGAAATTCATCCTACTGGGATCCCCGGAGTGTGGATTCCGGCCTGCAACAACATCCCCCAGAAACTCAAGTTCCTTACAAATTCGCCGCTATCCTCCTACCAAAGCAACTCCAAGGTGCTCGGTATCCAAGCACCGGAAACAGCGATGCGGTCTGAGGAAACGTCATCAATGGTCGCCGAGTTAGATAGCGCTcttacttcctcctctcctggtCCCTCCTCCATTTGCTTCTCTTCGCTACGCGTCCTTATTAGCTTGCCGCAGTAGCGGTAGCACTGGCCACACTGACACTGTTCCCTCAAGGAAAGGCTTAAGACAAGTTCGCCACTAATTCCAAGTATGCTTCAGACGCAACACGAAGGAGCCACCTCCCCCTTCTCCAGCCAGCTCGAAACTCTAGCCAGGGTTTGACTTGTGGGAGTTCCTGAGCACAAGCGAGCCAACTCGCTACACTCTTTACACCCAAGCATCTTTTATGCTAAAACAAAATGCTGGGCCTGCCCCCTTTTAATCTTCTGAACCTGACTGCCCCGCCCTAAATTTGTATTCTAGGTTGATTTAGAAGCTTATCAAGCATTCTGATGTGAGaattaatttcctctttttaaaaggtTCATTCGTTTATTGGTTCGTTCGTTCTtgtattgtgtatacagtgttcttcctccaggccagaagagggcgcaagatctcatggatggttgtgagtcaccatgtggttttAAGCTaatggaaattgaactcaggacctctggaagagcagccagtgctcccaaatgctgagccatctctggaatggattaaataaaaaatgctgcaggatccacAGCGGCTGCAGctgcagaaacactgcaggtccctgagtggcggcaggcagtgggtcctgagagcagctaGTCCCAGGAAGGGATGGCAaaggtccccaagtggctgcagcaggtcatgaggagagacagacagatgggcacaccacGAGACCATACTACAGATCTCCTAAGGCTGGTCTCGGGCAGGGAGCCACGCTGTGGCAAGTGAGAGATGGATACATGGATAGGCACactatgcagagtgaggttggatatttattagtgGGTtatggtggggaaggggagaagagcagagagaggggagagaaagagagggagagggggatagggagggagagacagaagcggCTTCTTctagagggagacagaaaaagggaaatattctggctgcaagcaggaagatctgcctgcctcagtggagggggagtgggcgtggcttgtctcttaaaagagacagaacagatcattacaatcTCTCCTaccagaaaattaattttctttcttttttgtttttggtttttcaacagcatttctctgtagctttggaacctatcctggaactagctcttgtagaccaggttggtctcaaactcagagatctgcctgcctcagcctcccgaatgctggttaaaggtgtgcgtcaccatggCCCAGCAagaattaattttcttatatgaGCAGCTGATTGTGATTCACTTAAGCTACTGGACGAGTCCTGACTTGGAATGTGCCATTTCTGATGTGTTCATCTTGAATCTGTAACTTTCTACTCTCTGTTCCCCATTTTTGTATCTCATACCTAATTCTCCCTGTATGCCTGAAGCACAGGGTCTTTTAGAAACCACAATTTCTAGGTTGGACtctccattcattttttttttctaaaccatgACATCTTGAGCAAAAAACAAATTGAAGTATGCTATTCCATTGTTTCCTCTTCTGGAGTATGGACATAATAGTAATGCATAACTCCAACCAGataatgaaaagagaaacaataTACTAAACTAGAAATTATAATTCATTAAATTGGCAATATTATCTTCTCACAGAATATGCTGTTGgagtaaataataaatgataacagCTAAAATAAGAGTTGTAGATGCCAAAGCAGTGCTTACACATTCACTTTTCATTTAATTCCT is a window of Arvicola amphibius chromosome X, mArvAmp1.2, whole genome shotgun sequence DNA encoding:
- the LOC119804729 gene encoding TAF5-like RNA polymerase II p300/CBP-associated factor-associated factor 65 kDa subunit 5L isoform X2, producing MNLSHRNRVHRKSKILSRLQETPRPRRAPSRRADRELTRALGGSGRQRACSRLPPGVATPRTPQALWLRRLEVLKGGRTEQVQVAVTCYLKRRQYMDSEGPLKQGLRLSQTPEEMAANLTVQSESGCANAVSAAPCQAEPQQYEVQFGRLRSFLTDSDSQHSHEAMPLLYPLFVYFHLNLVQSGPKSTVESFYSRFHGMFLQNASQKDIIEQLQTTQTIQDILSNFQLRAFLDNKYVVRLQEDSYNYLIRYLQSDNNTALCKVLASTFTWKVQPAKRTDYHLYASGGSSRSESSSLEPPDVPNPILQNEAALEVLQESIKRVKDGPPSFTAICFYAFYNTEQLLNTAEISSDSKLLATGFDNSCIKLWSLQSKKLKSEPHLVDTSRIHLACDTLEEEENEEDNTGTEMKILRGHCGPVYSTRFLADNSGLLSCSEDMSIRYWDLGSFTNTVLYQGHAYPVWDVDISPYSLYFASGSHDRTARLWSFDRRYPLRIYAGHLADVDCVKFQPNSNYLATGSTDKTVRLWSAQQGNLVRLFMGHRGPVLALSFSPNALGLMHTYSHRLSVWGDKANLRHVLTLQHLVLKVTVR
- the LOC119804729 gene encoding TAF5-like RNA polymerase II p300/CBP-associated factor-associated factor 65 kDa subunit 5L isoform X1 → MNLSHRNRVHRKSKILSRLQETPRPRRAPSRRADRELTRALGGSGRQRACSRLPPGVATPRTPQALWLRRLEVLKGGRTEQVQVAVTCYLKRRQYMDSEGPLKQGLRLSQTPEEMAANLTVQSESGCANAVSAAPCQAEPQQYEVQFGRLRSFLTDSDSQHSHEAMPLLYPLFVYFHLNLVQSGPKSTVESFYSRFHGMFLQNASQKDIIEQLQTTQTIQDILSNFQLRAFLDNKYVVRLQEDSYNYLIRYLQSDNNTALCKVLASTFTWKVQPAKRTDYHLYASGGSSRSESSSLEPPDVPNPILQNEAALEVLQESIKRVKDGPPSFTAICFYAFYNTEQLLNTAEISSDSKLLATGFDNSCIKLWSLQSKKLKSEPHLVDTSRIHLACDTLEEEENEEDNTGTEMKILRGHCGPVYSTRFLADNSGLLSCSEDMSIRYWDLGSFTNTVLYQGHAYPVWDVDISPYSLYFASGSHDRTARLWSFDRRYPLRIYAGHLADVDCVKFQPNSNYLATGSTDKTVRLWSAQQGNLVRLFMGHRGPVLALSFSPNGKYLASAGEDQRLKLWDLASGTLFKELRGHTDSITSLAFSPDSGLVASASMDNSVRVWDIRSTSCNTPADGSSGEFVGVYTGQMSNVLSVQFMACNLLLVTGITQENQEH
- the LOC119804729 gene encoding TAF5-like RNA polymerase II p300/CBP-associated factor-associated factor 65 kDa subunit 5L isoform X3 — encoded protein: MNLSHRNRVHRKSKILSRLQETPRPRRAPSRRADRELTRALGGSGRQRACSRLPPGVATPRTPQALWLRRLEVLKGGRTEQVQVAVTCYLKRRQYMDSEGPLKQGLRLSQTPEEMAANLTVQSESGCANAVSAAPCQAEPQQYEVQFGRLRSFLTDSDSQHSHEAMPLLYPLFVYFHLNLVQSGPKSTVESFYSRFHGMFLQNASQKDIIEQLQTTQTIQDILSNFQLRAFLDNKYVVRLQEDSYNYLIRYLQSDNNTALCKVLASTFTWKVQPAKRTDYHLYASGGSSRSESSSLEPPDVPNPILQNEAALEVLQESIKRVKDGPPSFTAICFYAFYNTEQLLNTAEISSDSKLLATGFDNSCIKLWSLQSKKLKSEPHLVDTSRIHLACDTLEEEENEEDNTGTEMKILRGHCGPVYSTRFLADNSGLLSCSEDMSIRYWDLGSFTNTVLYQGHAYPVWDVDISPYSLYFASGSHDRTARLWSFDRRYPLRIYAGHLADVDCVKFQPNSNYLATGSTDKTVRLWSAQQGNLVRLFMGHRGPVLALSFSPNAPV